The genome window cctccgctctataacctcctttcaggtagctgtagagagcaatgaggtctcccctcagcctcctcttctccaggctaaacaaccccagctctctcagccgctcctcataaggcctgttctccagccccctcaccagcttcattgctcttcatTGCTCTAGATGGTACCACCATCCTACCCAAAGTTAAATCAAAATCTCAGTGCAGGATTATAACACCTGTTTGCCTTATTCATGGATTATCATCAAGAAGTATGAGatatgaacaggctggacagctgggctgagaccaatggcatgaagtttaacaaggccaaatgctgggtgctggacgtggggcacaacaaccctacagactaggagaagtctgtctagaaagctgcctggaggagaaagacccgggggtgttggttgacagccgactgaacaggagccagcagtgtgcccaggtggccaagaaggacaatggcatcttggcttgtatcagaaacgacatgaccagcaggtccagggaggttattctccttctggactcggcactggtgagaccgctcctctaatactgtgttcagttctgggtccctcaccacaagaaggatgttgaggctctggagcgagtccagagaagagcaatgaagctggtgagggggctggagaacaggccttatgaggagcggctgagagagctggggttgtttagcctggagaagaggaggctgaggggagacctcattgctctctacagctacctgaaaggaggttatagagaggagggtgctggcctcttctcccaagttacaggagacaggacgagagggaatggcctcaagctctgccaggggaggtttaggctggacattaggaaaaaaattttcacggaaagggtcactgggcactgggacaggctgcccagggaggtggttgagtcaccttccctggagatatttaagggatgggtggatgaggtgctaaagggcatggtttagtgattgataggaatggctggacttgatgatccagtcggtcttttccagcctggtgattctatgattctatgtttgcaGCGACCATCGAGTAGTATTCTGCCTCCCACACTTGAAAGTGGTCCCAGTTCAGCCAAATACTTGAGCATGTGCTTGAGAGCTAAGCATTAACTTCAGCAGCTTGCCTAAGGGCTGGCTCAGGTCTCATGCTGGTCTGGAAGGCAGCTGTAAATCTCACAACTATTCTCATATGGTGTTTCCTTGGGTGAGCGTGGACGGCAATATTTGTGTGCTTCCTGTGCTTGTGAAATACAATCATCattcctcctcctttgcagTGCTGAAGTCTCTCTtataaaatgcaacaaaaaaactTACTGTGTGGCTGGATCACTGGGGacgtgtctgtgtgtgtgtgtgtttgtctgtgtgtctgtctgtctgtgtctgtgtgtgtgtgtgtgtgtgtgtgtgatccACTAATGTGGTGGTGGTGTCCGGGAGTGGACCAGATTCATGCTTGCTCAAAGGTCACTGGTTTTGAGTTATGATGTTGCTGTGTGCATGGCACGAgggacaaagatgacacagagcAATAAAATTATGTTAGCCGGCATATCTGTGTCCCTTTAAGGAAGGACAGCCAAATCAAAAGAAGAAGATGATTATTCAGGATTGAATAATGCTCTTGATTTTCTCTGCCACTGTCTGAGGCTTGTAACGTGTGACTGGTCCAAAGCCTGCTAGGCAGTCTGCTGCAGGGCTGATATGCCTTAGTCACGATGTCTTACCCTGAACGGGCTGAGATGTGGTATTACTGTGCTGGATTTTGGATATTGTCATAATTATTCCTCCCCCCATGTTGTTTTATAgtgttttccaaaagaaaaggcaCTAAATCCATCTCAACATCTCGGTGACTAACTGACACCTTGGAAAGCTAGTTACTGTGGTGGGTAGGAAGCTGGTGATGGTTGGGGTCTGTGCAGCTGTAGGGTAGGAGACTGCAGCCTATTGAGCACAGCTATGCTGACTCGGGTTTTCATGCAGATTGCTGGGAGATCAGATTCACCGTGCATGTTTATTCGCCTTTCACTGCCTCTCCAGTTTTATTTGGTGGAATgcaaacaggttgaaagctttgaagtgggttttttttttttctttaaaaaaaaaaagtatccatCCAGTATCCCCCAACCCTCTTGTCCCAAAAAACCCTTCCAGGATTTGAAGTTTTCTAGAAAGTTGCCTGTTGGTTCAGACAGTGAGGCGTGCAGGAATAAGATCTTTGCATCAATAATAACCAAATGAGCGGGATGTAGCTGGTATCTGTGCTGCCTGGTTTTCTCACAGCCTGTTATTTGACTGCTTTGTTACAGCATTAAAACTGGGCAGATTGGCAGATTACTGGGCAGTGCTCTCTGTATTGAAATGACTGTATGCTCTGGGTCAGCTTTGGAGCCTGGTGGCTGGTGTGGTGTTTGCGGTTTTGTGGATACATGAATGGCAGGAACAATCTTCAGCCTTGAAGCGTCTGTGGACAGTGTCTTATTGGTCATTTCAGCACCTGATGAGCAGGTGCAAACACATACTTGGGTGTCTAAAACCTTGACTAATGGTAGGCATAAACTGTGACCTCAACCTAGATACTGCTCAGTTAATGAAGCAGCCTGTATTCAGTGGGTGTTGTTCTTTGCAGAGAGggttaccttgcattaccttaaGGTTCCAATGTTAACCTTGTATTGCCTGATACGCGTTTGTTTGGTTTCAAAAAACTTAGAGGGCATTAGTTGTTCCATCCGTGGTCTGAGTCTGCAGGTCACAGTCCCAGCTTTATGGGCATCACGAGAGTGTCTCACCTGCAAATGGTAACTGTCTGGCTTATTAATAATGACTTCACAGTATcactacgttggaaaagacccactggtcACCGACCAAGAAGCTGCCTTTTTGTTTGAGGTAGTGGTTATTCTAAACACAATAAGCACATTTGAATGGTCCTGACTGGTTTCTTGGGCTCAGAGGAAGAGGGTGTGCCACCGTGCCCAGACTGGGTGTCAAACCCACCGTCTCGGGTGCTCCAAGTACACAGGAGGGGGAGCAAGGGCCACGGGCTGTCTTCCTGGGCAAGGCAGGGACTCCTCTCAGCTGGGGAGcattgttgcccttctttggacatggTCCAGCACATCATACGGAGCGTGGTGATGCACAGGTTGCATGTGTTAGAAAGAACTGCAAGTGTAGGGAAGCCAGCAAAGTCCAGCTTAGCAAAGCTcagcttttcttccaaaacCCACAAACTGCCTCACATTGCAGggaataatatttattttattttaaacaaacaagcaaactaacaaacaaacaagcaaaaagagAATTATTCACAGGTTTGGGATTTAAAATTGTGAATCTGGGAAAAATTGAGTATCTTCTGGTTTGGCTGCATCTGTCCTTGATGGGCTGGTGGGGCTGTGGTGGTATCAGAGGTTACTCgaggtctgtgtcctctttgagTATGTAGAGCGCCCTGAATTTCTGCATGTATTTCTCGATGTAttcctttgctttgcatttcacatTCTTGGTGTCTCCCTGTGGATAATCCGTGTCAATTTGTTGGCCTTGGATGTTCAGGAGACCTGGGTGGCTGTAGGTCTCTACAGTCGGTGGGGTCATTTGCAAGCAGGGTAACTGGTCTGTGCTTCTTAATGCCAGGCTGGTTGGCACTGGGCTGGCACGTAATGCTGTTGTGGGGCTACAGTCTGCTGGCTGCAGTCCCAGACCCCAGAGCCCTGTCTCTGCACCCAAGTCTGCGGTTGCTCGTCTGCCGCCGGCAAGCCCATGGAACCCATGTTGGGTGTGGGCAGCAGCATGTTGCCAGCGTTGGGGTTGCTGGGGTCTGTGTGGGCTTGTGTGGGGTAGCCCCAGGTGTAGCCGTTGCAGCTGTTGTGAGGCGCGCCGTAGCCCATGGAGTAGCAGAGCAGGGTGTGTGCCATCTCCcagttttgctgttgctgtttctgGGCCTCCTGCTGGATGAACTGCTGCTCAAAGAGCTTCCTGCGCTCTGCTAGGGACAGCCCGTGGTGGCGCTCAAATTGGACTCTCTTCTTGCAAGGTGTTGGAGTGTCGTATGTGTCCGCTGGCCTCTTCCTTCCTCGCTCGTATGCTGAGAGCAGTGGCGATGACTCCGTCtctttccccagctctgcctctcgGGTTCCTGCTGCCCGCTGAGGATGTGCTGTTTGGGAGCAGGCCTCTCATCCCTGTGGCTGATGGTCTCTCTGCCACAACTGGCGCTgttgtccttttctgctggcctcttctttgGGATCCGATACACATGCTTGAGCTGCTTCCAGGTGTTGAGCAGCCTCGTAGCTCGGTTGGTCACATCCCGTATTTTGTCTGTCTGGTTTTGGCTTTCCTTGGCCTGCACCCAGCGCTCGATGATGGGAATCACTTTGCTGTCTTCCAGCATGTTCTTGGTGGTTATGGGCAGGCGCTCTAGTGTCTTTAGaatctccagctgcagctgcgGGTTGTTAGCTGCGCTTCCTTTCCCATaatccatctccatctccttcatcCAAATCCAGAGGAGAGAGAGGCCATCATGCTTCAGGAAGGATTTCAGGCCAGATTGTGAGCGCATGTTCCGTAGGATTCTGAGGCAGGTGAGCTTCTGCTCCAGAGTTCTAATTCGAAGCATCAGCCAGGTTAACCTGAGACCTTGGTTCTCATTGCTTTCAGTCTCTCCATTCTCCAGCAGCACTTGCAGCTCCCTGTCCACCGAATGCTTCTTACGGGAGTGTGCCTTTTCCATTGTTCTTCTGGTGGGGCTGATGATGACCCTCTTGTCACCTCCCAGGTAACCCCGGCAGTTAGCTGAGCGGCAGAAGCATTTCTGAGCCTCTTTGCTGTAGTGCTGGAAGTGGTAATCAAACGTCAGCTCTGAGCCCGATGGGACTAGTTTGGTGGTGAAAAGTCCAACTCGGAGCTGCCCATTCACCATCCACTTTTGTGCCTTACAGTTTGGTTCGCAGCTGTGGTTCATGAACCGAGAGCAGTTTCCTTTCTGGGTAGCATCAATGATCTCCTTTTCTGTCATGGCCATGAAATAAGAATGAACGTTCTTGTTGCGGGCATATTCCTTCCTGCGAGCCTTGAACTCCTTGTGATCCAGCACTTCTCCGCAGTACTCCAAGATGAAAGTATCTGGTGGCAGATCTCTGGCAGCCCTCAGCCCCCAGCCTTTGTCTTGAGTGAGGATCACTTCAACATCTGCATAGTGCTTCTTCTGGATGCGCCTGTTGGAGCAGTAGTTGCCATTTGGGCACTGGGAAGAACACTCTATCAGGAGCAGGCGATTCAGACAGCGTTCTCCGCAAGCAACCGCTCCCTGAGCTCGCTGCTCTTTGGAGAGAGGAGGGCATTGGCACACTATGTGCTTCATATCCCGGTGAGATGTTTTGTTGTTCCTTTCTGTCAAGTACATGTTCTCGTCAATCAGGTCAAAGTAAGGGGGCATCTTTCCTAGCTTGGCTAACTCCTTCCAGCGCTGGGGGTCTTTGAAGTCATCCATGACACACAATGGACTGACCACGGAGGAGTTCTGCCGTGTTGCCTCCACTTGCCTGCCTTCCAGTTTTgccttcttcttctccctcgAGTCCACATTACCCTCAGAGTTAGTCTCCAACTCCGGGTGTCTTCTTTTCGGTTGACCACGCTCTTGTGCATTGTTTTTTCCCAAAATGTTCaccacctccttctccctgctggGCAGCGGCTCCTTGTGTGAATTGCTGCTAATCTTGGGTGCCTGCACTGAGCCTTTTACTTTCTGGCTGGGCACTGGGCATTTTCTGGAGGGGCTGGGAAAACAAAGCTGGTGGTCGTCATCCCAGCAGTCATCCTCTTCATAGTCCTTGTGATCACCTATGAGAGAATCCAGTATTTGCCCTTGAATTGGCTTGTAATTAGCTGCAGAAGGTCTGCCAGCAGACCTCGCATCCCCCTAACCGTTGTCTTGCCGTACACTCCCAAGCCTGGCTGGTAACCATAGCCTGAGTAGACCCTGATGCTGCTGTCTGGGTGTCGGTAGTTGCTACTTGGTTTCCCCAGCTGAGAAAACTTGGTCCCTTCCCAAACCACCCACGTGCCCCATCGTGTAAAAACCGTCCAGGCTGGAGAAATCTCCGAGGCCAGACTGGTTAAAGCCACCCTTCCCTTGCCTACCTTTTGGCTTGAAAAGCCCTGGCTGATGCTGAGCTACATCAGCGCTTTTGAAACTCCCTGGCAGGTAAGATGGCCGCTTGGTGCTCTGAGGCTTCCCTGGATCAGGCTGCAGCTTCTCTGCCTCCTTCTTGTTGAGATCAGTAGAAGTTGCTGCACTATCCTCCATGCCTCTAGGAGAACACCTGATCTctctgtgtgggccacctttgCCTGCCATATTCTCCAATCTCTTTTCGTAGTAGGATCCACTAGACGAGTGGTCAGAGAAACACCTCTTCCTTCTGGCTGCTCCAGGAGGAGTGAGTGCTGCTCTGTCCCGTCGCTGTGGTCAAGTCTGTGGTGATGCAACAATGGAATGGAACCGTTTCTATGGGACACCGTCATCGCACCCCCGGTCCCCTATGTCACTGTCCTAACTGCCTGCCTTGCTGTCCCTCTGCCCTGTGTCAGAGGAATTGTTGTGGCCAATGGGACTTTTTGCGGATAGGAGAGTAACGGACAGGTGGAAGATGCAGGACAAGCAAGGcccacttagaatcatagaatcactaggttggaaaggacccactggatcatcaagacAAACCATTCCTTTCAATCagtaaaccatgctcctcagcacctcatccacccgtcttttaaacacctccagggaaggtgactcaaccacctccctgggcagcctgttccagtgcccaatcaccctttccgtgaaaaatcttttcctgatgtcaagcctgaacctcccctggtggaacgtgaggccattccctcttgtcctgtcccccatcacttgggagaagaggtcagctccctcctctccacaccctcctttcaggtagttatagagagcaatgaggtctcccctcagcctcctcttctccaggctaaacaaccccagctccctcagctgctccttgtaaagccttgttctccagccccctcaccagcttcattgctcttctctggacttgctctggagcctcaacatccttcttgtggtgaggggcccagaactgaacacagtattcaaggagccgtctcaccagtgccgagtccagagggagaataacctccctggacctgctggtcacgccgtttctgatacaagccaagatgccattgtccttcttggccacctgggcacactgcgggttcatgttcagttggctgtgaaccaacacccccaggttacAGAAAAATCCATGAGCAGAAAAGGCTTCAGCCAGTGACTAttgtgaaaaggaagagaaaggcatAAAATGAGTTAAACTATGGAGAAGGTTAACGCAGAAGTTAGGACCAGTGCTAACAGTGATACTGTACTATACTTTTTTACTCCCAGAGTCCAGACAATTGTTAAAACGGcaaatcattttttaaattattttagtttatttgtatttttgtgcTGTAAGACACTGTGCTTTAATAGCAAACTGCAAAAAAGGCAGTAcatattgctttcattttatttcacaatGGAACGTTTCACAAAAACAGTAATCTACTTTCCTGTGTTTAAGTGACTTGTGATTCTAATGATGGAATGGAGTAAGTCTCAAAAGCATCAAGTGAGCAGGAAATAGATCTAGTTAGTTATATAGTTTATTATTTACAGGCTATATATTAAATGAGAAATACGCAGAAAATGCCTAGTAAAACTGGGATTTGTTAGTGCCCATTTCATCAACCCAGTTTCTAACATTCAGGATATTCTTAGCTTTTTAATTGTAGTAATTCTTACAAAATTGGACCGTGAATATTTTAGGCACCAGGAGATTCAAGTTTACTTCTCTCTTCGGTAGTGAAGGGAGACTGGACAGtagcaagggaaggaaaatatcAGATTATGAAATAGGTTTTTAGTGTTAGGTATATAAAAGGTTTTTCCCCATAATGTGTTTTCATTCATAGTTGCatattttacctttaaaatttcattctaGTCACAGTCAGTGGTGACAGTCTGCCTTGCTTCAAGATTTAATACTAAAAGAAAGCGTGCAACTTGACTCTCTAGCTTTGTTTAGGCAGACCATGATCATCCTGAACACCAAACAAGGTGAACAAAAAGGCTACACCTGTAACACAGAACCACCTATTTAAGTAACCAGTGGTATTAACAGGAGATAGTAAGTTCCCTGgaatgaagtatttttagtGGAAGTAATTCTTATTGTGAGTGAGAACCAggcttttttttaacagttcaaAGTGACGAAGTTCCTTTCTCAAAGCTCTGTTAATGCAACTAATTTCTGTCCTGCAAATCATCCAGCAGTTGTGCTTTTTAACTAGAGGCCAGCCTTTACCTGGAGGTACAGGTGCAAATGCCACTTTGGATTTACTTTTTGAGTCCTTTCTGCATTTAATCATTGCATTATTAAAAAGGTATAGAAATTAAGACATTTCAAAACACTGAGAAGCTGGGCACATTCCCTGTGCACCACATTCAGCCAgtcttcattcatttttttggAGATACTGGGTAAAAGATGGGGTAGAAAAAATTTATAAGTTGCACTAACTATGAAGGTCAGAACAAGTgatgttatttttaagaaacatcTCAGGAAGAGACTTCCAGTAGAACCTGCAAAGTCAAATACGAAAACATTTCCCCTTTTTAAGGAGCTGAAAGTTAACATGTATACATATTTAAATACTATAAATGAGGTAAATGAGAAGCATTGGAATTATAAGGCACCATTATTTACAACTTCCATTATTGGCACTCACTCCAATAAGTCTTAGAGAAGCATGAATCTGAGATTAAATGCAACGCTGAGGAATTGTTCCAGCCCTTCAAATCTTCATTTCTACAGGTGTGCGTGAAGCCACCACATTTTTACCCACTGCTGTCTTCTGTGATCTCTAGTTAGTAGTGGGAATGTAATCCTAAAATATGCCATTTCTTTGATGTTCTCCAGCACCATGTCATGTATGACAACATAGGTAACAAAAACCAAATATCCACAGGCCTGGTGATTAAGTTATGGTTTAACCAGCCAGCATAGTCAAACTGTTCATCTCACTTTCATGGATGATTTAAAAATCCCTTCCTTTACTCACAACTCAAACATGTATAATGATGCTTTGATAACATTGCATAAGCATAAACCAGGTTTTCTGGAAAACCTCCAAATTACGCTACATGAACATTGGTCCAACATATCAGTTGAAATGCAGAGTCTCTTAAAGATGTAAAAGTTATCTTCAAGTAGGAAGATCCACAAAATAAGTGAATACAGTTGTTCTGGTCTTACTCAGGTGTAGACAGAAATGGGTTCACAGATAGGGTACAGCAGTTAGTCGATACCAGTTAACAGTCTCCTTGCTCAAGTTGAAGTCCT of Phaenicophaeus curvirostris isolate KB17595 chromosome 5, BPBGC_Pcur_1.0, whole genome shotgun sequence contains these proteins:
- the LOC138720673 gene encoding LOW QUALITY PROTEIN: histone-lysine N-methyltransferase SETD2-like (The sequence of the model RefSeq protein was modified relative to this genomic sequence to represent the inferred CDS: inserted 5 bases in 4 codons; substituted 2 bases at 2 genomic stop codons) — encoded protein: MEDSAATSTDLNKKEAEKLQPDPGKPQSTKRPSYLPGSFKSADVAQHQPGLFKPKGRQGKGGFNQSGLGDFSSLDGFYTMGHVGGXWEGTKFSQLGKPSSNYRHPDSSIRVYSGYGYQPGLGVYXQDNGXGDARSAGRPSAANYKPIQGQILDSLIGDHKDYEEDDCWDDDHQLCFPSPSRKCPVPSQKVKGSVQAPKISSNSHKEPLPSREKEVVNILGKNNAQERGQPKRRHPELETNSEGNVDSREKKKAKLEGRQVEATRQNSSVVSPLCVMDDFKDPQRWKELAKLGKMPPYFDLIDENMYLTERNNKTSHRDMKHIVCQCPPLSKEQRAQGAVACGERCLNRLLLIECSSQCPNGNYCSNRRIQKKHYADVEVILTQDKGWGLRAARDLPPDTFILEYCGEVLDHKEFKARRKEYARNKNVHSYFMAMTEKEIIDATQKGNCSRFMNHSCEPNCKAQKWMVNGQLRVGLFTTKLVPSGSELTFDYHFQHYSKEAQKCFCRSANCRGYLGGDKRVIISPTRRTMEKAHSRKKHSVDRELQVLLENGETESNENQGLRLTWLMLRIRTLEQKLTCLRILRNMRSQSGLKSFLKHDGLSLLWIWMKEMEMDYGKGSAANNPQLQLEILKTLERLPITTKNMLEDSKVIPIIERWVQAKESQNQTDKIRDVTNRATRLLNTWKQLKHVYRIPKKRPAEKDNSASCGRETISHRDERPAPKQHILSGQQEPERQSWGKRRSXSPLLSAYERGRKRPADTYDTPTPCKKRVQFERHHGLSLAERRKLFEQQFIQQEAQKQQQQNWEMAHTLLCYSMGYGAPHNSCNGYTWGYPTQAHTDPSNPNAGNMLLPTPNMGSMGLPAADEQPQTWVQRQGSGVWDCSQQTVAPQQHYVPAQCQPAWHXEAQTSXPCLQMTPPTVETYSHPGLLNIQGQQIDTDYPQGDTKNVKCKAKEYIEKYMQKFRALYILKEDTDLE